In one Vulgatibacter incomptus genomic region, the following are encoded:
- a CDS encoding septal ring lytic transglycosylase RlpA family protein — protein MRMVLPLLLLSLGACATAPKPGGRPGGEPTPRTTGGPKETAPRDGTEVGMASFYARSLEGRKTASGERYDGAAATCAHRTHRFGTWLRVTRLENGKAVSCRVNDRGPFSKGRVIDLSRSLAHELGFVSKGVTKVRVEPR, from the coding sequence ATGCGCATGGTGCTCCCCCTCCTTCTCCTCTCGCTCGGTGCGTGCGCCACGGCGCCGAAGCCGGGAGGGCGCCCGGGGGGCGAGCCCACTCCGCGGACGACCGGCGGCCCCAAGGAGACGGCGCCGCGTGACGGGACCGAGGTGGGCATGGCCTCGTTCTACGCCCGCTCGCTCGAAGGTCGGAAGACCGCGAGCGGCGAGAGGTACGACGGCGCCGCCGCCACCTGCGCCCATCGGACCCACCGTTTCGGCACGTGGCTCCGGGTCACCCGACTCGAGAACGGCAAGGCCGTCTCCTGCCGCGTGAACGACCGTGGCCCGTTCTCGAAGGGGAGGGTGATCGATCTCTCCCGATCGTTGGCCCACGAGCTGGGCTTCGTCTCGAAGGGCGTCACCAAGGTTCGCGTCGAGCCTCGGTAG
- a CDS encoding Ig-like domain-containing protein: MVLWWLDLISPRLPMAAAFALIMASACSNDPGHQGYYLTGGNGGAAGGPGGAPGTGGDPGTGGVPGTGGDPGTGGDPGTGGDPGTGGDPGTGGDPGTGGDPGTGGDPGTGGDPGTGGDIETGGGAGGGDKVVVAWIELTPDSPHVVQNQAIQLTATAYDANDRPIHGLSVRWDTSDVNIARAYSTGRVGGVGPGTATIRATIEGMVAEVEVEVEEARVDRVFVFGGPYELNPGFTVKIPAVVVDRDGVVLQGRDMVWTSLNPSFATVDQTGVVTGVATGTATITVESGGVYGQTTVNVLPSLVQVVNGTSHSCALKGSGEVWCWGSNGYGQLGIGTTTGSAQSPVRVSGNQLYKAISAGDSHTCGITLSGEAWCWGNNGSYQLGRTSPSSSGTPALAAAGPFDSIVSANNFNCALTPQGNAWCWGYNSGDHELGDPNNSSSSATPLQVSAPVAGQSPLVFRELRGSGVYHTCGLTVADEVYCWGWNPYGQCGNGTTTSQARPVRAMQNASVLGLGYAQSCATNSAGVSYCWGQNSSGQLGNNSTTQQSTPAQISGGVSFTRFAGGESHTCGLDATGAAWCWGSNSNGQLGRTGANSNVPVQVAGNLRFRKIAARSSHTCAIGTDANVYCWGNNSSGQLGIGRTGNVDQPTQVVSF; the protein is encoded by the coding sequence GTGGTTCTGTGGTGGCTGGATCTGATCTCGCCCAGGTTGCCGATGGCGGCAGCGTTTGCGCTGATCATGGCGAGCGCGTGTAGTAATGACCCGGGGCACCAGGGCTACTACCTGACCGGAGGAAACGGGGGCGCCGCGGGCGGCCCTGGCGGCGCTCCCGGCACCGGTGGCGACCCTGGCACCGGCGGCGTTCCAGGCACCGGCGGCGACCCAGGCACCGGCGGCGACCCGGGCACGGGTGGCGACCCCGGCACTGGCGGTGATCCCGGCACCGGTGGCGACCCCGGCACGGGCGGCGACCCCGGAACGGGGGGCGATCCCGGCACCGGCGGCGATCCCGGCACGGGCGGCGACATCGAAACCGGTGGCGGGGCGGGCGGCGGTGACAAGGTCGTCGTGGCCTGGATCGAGCTGACGCCGGACTCGCCCCACGTGGTCCAAAACCAGGCCATCCAGCTCACGGCTACGGCCTACGACGCGAATGATCGGCCGATTCACGGCCTCTCTGTCCGGTGGGATACGTCGGACGTCAACATCGCGCGCGCGTACTCGACCGGCCGGGTGGGCGGCGTGGGCCCCGGAACGGCCACGATCCGTGCGACGATCGAAGGCATGGTGGCGGAGGTCGAGGTCGAGGTGGAGGAGGCACGCGTCGATCGGGTGTTCGTCTTCGGTGGACCCTACGAGCTCAATCCGGGATTCACGGTGAAGATCCCGGCCGTGGTGGTGGACCGCGACGGCGTCGTCCTGCAGGGCCGGGACATGGTCTGGACGTCCCTGAATCCGTCGTTCGCGACGGTGGACCAGACCGGTGTCGTCACCGGCGTGGCCACGGGAACGGCGACGATCACCGTGGAGTCCGGTGGGGTCTATGGGCAGACCACCGTCAACGTGCTGCCGTCCCTCGTGCAGGTCGTGAACGGGACGTCCCATTCCTGTGCCCTCAAGGGCAGCGGGGAAGTGTGGTGCTGGGGCAGCAACGGGTACGGCCAGCTCGGGATCGGTACGACCACTGGGAGCGCGCAGAGCCCGGTGCGGGTCTCGGGCAACCAGCTCTACAAGGCGATCTCCGCCGGAGACTCGCACACGTGCGGCATTACCCTCTCAGGCGAGGCCTGGTGCTGGGGTAACAACGGCAGCTATCAGCTCGGCCGAACTAGCCCGTCCTCTTCCGGGACGCCGGCGCTCGCCGCCGCTGGGCCGTTCGACTCCATCGTCTCGGCGAACAACTTCAACTGCGCGCTCACCCCTCAGGGGAACGCGTGGTGCTGGGGGTACAATTCCGGCGACCACGAGCTCGGAGACCCGAACAACTCCTCCAGCAGTGCGACTCCGCTCCAGGTCTCCGCTCCTGTGGCGGGGCAGTCGCCGCTCGTGTTCCGAGAGCTCCGTGGGAGTGGGGTCTACCACACCTGCGGACTGACCGTCGCCGACGAGGTCTACTGCTGGGGCTGGAATCCCTACGGACAGTGCGGCAACGGCACGACCACGTCGCAGGCCCGTCCCGTGCGGGCGATGCAGAACGCGAGCGTGTTGGGTCTGGGGTATGCTCAATCCTGCGCGACCAACTCCGCCGGCGTAAGCTATTGCTGGGGCCAAAACTCGAGCGGGCAGCTCGGAAACAATAGCACCACCCAGCAGTCGACTCCTGCCCAGATCTCGGGCGGTGTGAGCTTCACCCGCTTTGCCGGCGGCGAATCTCACACATGCGGTCTGGACGCCACTGGGGCGGCCTGGTGCTGGGGCTCCAACTCCAACGGGCAGCTCGGCCGGACCGGCGCCAACTCCAACGTGCCGGTCCAGGTGGCCGGGAACCTCCGCTTCAGGAAGATCGCGGCGCGCTCCAGCCACACCTGCGCCATCGGCACCGATGCGAACGTCTACTGCTGGGGGAACAACTCGTCTGGCCAGCTCGGCATCGGCCGGACGGGCAACGTCGATCAGCCCACCCAGGTGGTGTCGTTCTGA
- a CDS encoding Ig-like domain-containing protein: protein MVLWWLDLISPRFVMAAAFALTMASACSNDPGHQGYYLTGGNGGAVGGSGGDPGTGGDPGTGGDPGTGGDPGTGGDPGTGGDPGTGGDPGTGGDPGTGGDPGTGGDPGTGGDPGTGGDPGTGGSGEKVVVAWIELTPDSPHVVQNQAIQLTATAYDANDRPIHGLSVRWDTSDVNIARAYSTGRVGGVGPGTATIRATIEGMVAEVEVEVEEARVDRVFVFGGPYELNPGFTVKIPAVVVDRDGVVLQGRDMVWTSLNPSFATVDQTGVVTGVATGTATITVESGGVYGQTTVNVLPSLVQIVGGTNHTCVLKGNGEVWCWGSNSSGQLGTGTSGGTQQSPVRVSGTQLFKSISAGESHTCGVTVSGEIWCWGANGSYQSGQSASGSTFPAPTRASAGPYDSVVSAMSLNCALNPQGLAYCWGYNSSDHELGNPSTSSSATPLQVSAPAGASSPMVYRELRGGGYFFTCGLTPTDELYCWGYNSNGQLGNGNSIAQERAVRPFPTQTTVALGMGSSHACATTGSGVSYCWGYNGNGQLGNGNTSSQNTPVLISSGGVSFTAFAGGSSHTCALDANGAAWCWGYNFYGQLGNGRSGSSTDSSVPVQVSGGLRFKKITARNNQSCGITNDANVYCWGSNSSGQLGIGRSGDANVPTQVVTF from the coding sequence GTGGTTCTGTGGTGGCTGGATCTGATCTCGCCCAGGTTTGTGATGGCGGCAGCGTTTGCGCTGACCATGGCGAGCGCGTGTAGCAATGACCCGGGGCACCAGGGCTACTACCTGACCGGAGGAAACGGGGGCGCCGTGGGCGGCTCTGGCGGCGATCCCGGCACTGGAGGCGACCCTGGCACCGGCGGCGACCCTGGCACGGGCGGAGACCCCGGCACTGGCGGCGACCCCGGCACGGGCGGCGACCCCGGCACCGGCGGTGATCCCGGCACCGGCGGCGACCCCGGCACGGGCGGAGATCCCGGAACGGGCGGCGATCCCGGCACGGGTGGCGATCCCGGCACGGGTGGCGACCCCGGCACTGGTGGCTCGGGTGAGAAGGTCGTCGTGGCCTGGATCGAGCTGACGCCGGACTCGCCCCACGTGGTCCAAAACCAGGCCATCCAGCTCACGGCTACGGCCTACGACGCGAATGATCGGCCGATTCACGGCCTCTCTGTCCGGTGGGATACATCGGACGTCAACATCGCCCGCGCGTACTCGACCGGCCGGGTGGGCGGCGTGGGCCCCGGAACGGCCACGATCCGTGCGACGATCGAAGGCATGGTGGCGGAGGTCGAGGTCGAGGTGGAGGAGGCACGCGTCGATCGGGTGTTCGTCTTCGGTGGACCCTACGAGCTCAATCCGGGATTCACGGTGAAGATCCCGGCCGTGGTGGTGGACCGCGACGGCGTCGTCCTGCAGGGCCGGGACATGGTCTGGACGTCCCTGAATCCGTCGTTCGCGACGGTGGACCAGACCGGTGTCGTCACCGGCGTGGCCACGGGAACGGCGACGATCACCGTGGAGTCCGGTGGGGTCTATGGGCAGACCACCGTCAACGTGCTGCCGTCCCTCGTGCAGATCGTGGGCGGGACGAACCACACCTGCGTCCTCAAGGGCAACGGGGAAGTGTGGTGCTGGGGTAGCAACTCGAGCGGCCAGCTCGGGACCGGGACGTCCGGCGGGACCCAGCAGAGCCCGGTTCGGGTTTCGGGCACCCAGTTGTTCAAGTCGATCTCCGCCGGCGAGTCGCACACCTGCGGCGTCACCGTCTCGGGCGAAATCTGGTGCTGGGGGGCCAACGGTTCCTATCAGAGCGGCCAATCAGCGTCGGGTAGCACCTTCCCGGCGCCGACACGCGCCAGCGCTGGACCGTACGACTCCGTCGTCTCGGCGATGAGCCTCAACTGCGCGCTCAACCCTCAGGGGCTCGCGTATTGCTGGGGGTACAACTCCAGCGACCACGAGCTCGGCAACCCTTCGACCAGCTCCAGCGCGACTCCGCTTCAGGTCTCGGCGCCAGCGGGGGCCTCGTCGCCCATGGTGTACCGAGAGCTCCGGGGCGGCGGGTACTTCTTCACCTGCGGCCTGACCCCCACCGATGAGCTCTATTGCTGGGGGTACAACTCCAACGGGCAGCTCGGCAACGGCAACTCCATTGCGCAGGAGAGGGCCGTGCGGCCCTTCCCGACGCAGACGACGGTTGCGCTCGGAATGGGCTCGAGCCACGCATGCGCGACCACCGGCTCTGGCGTCAGCTACTGCTGGGGGTACAACGGGAATGGGCAGCTCGGAAACGGGAATACCTCGAGTCAGAACACGCCTGTTCTGATCTCGAGCGGCGGCGTGAGCTTCACCGCTTTCGCCGGCGGCTCCAGTCACACCTGCGCCCTCGACGCCAATGGGGCGGCCTGGTGCTGGGGCTACAACTTCTACGGGCAGCTCGGAAACGGTCGGTCCGGCAGCAGCACCGACTCCTCGGTGCCGGTGCAGGTGTCCGGCGGACTGCGCTTCAAGAAGATCACGGCGCGCAACAACCAATCCTGCGGCATCACCAACGATGCGAACGTCTACTGCTGGGGGAGCAACTCCAGCGGCCAGCTCGGAATCGGTCGGTCCGGCGACGCCAATGTGCCCACCCAGGTGGTCACGTTCTGA
- a CDS encoding YfhL family 4Fe-4S dicluster ferredoxin, with product MATMITEECINCGACEPECPNGAISQGEDIFVIDPKLCTECVGFHDEEACAAVCPVDCCVPDPNNVETEDNLIARAKQIHPDTDFGGDYPSRFRRK from the coding sequence ATGGCCACGATGATCACCGAGGAGTGCATCAACTGCGGCGCCTGTGAGCCCGAGTGCCCGAACGGCGCGATCTCCCAGGGCGAGGACATCTTCGTCATCGATCCGAAGCTCTGCACCGAGTGCGTCGGCTTCCACGACGAAGAGGCCTGCGCGGCCGTTTGCCCCGTCGACTGCTGCGTCCCGGATCCGAACAACGTCGAGACCGAGGACAACCTGATCGCCCGGGCCAAGCAGATCCACCCGGACACGGACTTCGGCGGCGACTACCCCTCGCGCTTCCGCCGGAAGTAG
- the pgsA gene encoding CDP-diacylglycerol--glycerol-3-phosphate 3-phosphatidyltransferase produces the protein MAAKKVAARRPLKDELVNLPNLITYLRILVIPVFLWFVWRGDPFSSFVAAVLFTFAAISDMVDGWLARRMNLVSVVGKLMDPLADKLIVTAALVMLAQMGRIEAWLVIVILSRELIVSGLRQIAIGEGLVIAAGQGGKWKTALQLTGIIGVLVHYTYPIDLLVVSAYPFDFQLIGEWILVVSLAPSILSALRYFADFLAAVAQKERASQAGARRDAA, from the coding sequence ATGGCCGCCAAGAAAGTCGCCGCGCGAAGGCCGCTCAAGGACGAGCTGGTCAACCTCCCCAACCTGATCACCTACCTCCGGATCCTGGTGATCCCCGTCTTTCTCTGGTTCGTCTGGAGAGGCGATCCCTTCTCGTCGTTCGTGGCCGCCGTGCTCTTCACGTTCGCCGCGATCTCCGACATGGTCGACGGCTGGCTCGCCCGCCGGATGAACCTCGTCAGCGTGGTGGGCAAGCTGATGGACCCCCTCGCCGACAAGCTGATCGTCACCGCGGCGCTGGTGATGCTGGCGCAGATGGGCCGGATCGAGGCCTGGCTGGTGATTGTCATCCTCTCCCGGGAGCTGATCGTCTCGGGCCTCCGCCAGATCGCCATCGGAGAGGGTCTCGTGATCGCGGCCGGGCAGGGGGGCAAGTGGAAGACCGCCCTCCAGCTCACGGGGATCATCGGCGTCCTCGTGCACTACACGTACCCGATCGATCTGCTGGTCGTCTCCGCCTATCCCTTCGATTTCCAGCTCATCGGCGAGTGGATCCTGGTGGTGTCGCTGGCTCCGTCCATCCTCTCGGCGTTGCGCTACTTCGCCGATTTCCTCGCCGCCGTGGCGCAGAAGGAGCGCGCGTCACAGGCCGGAGCCCGGCGCGACGCGGCGTGA
- a CDS encoding hemolysin family protein, with the protein MAAGSTLLLAALASSASAALAALGEHRAQGLLEEKDHKPPRGLKRLVERPDVVRLALLSIDSLAKLIYGGALALLAASLADDPPMAALAAAGGALVLLGFVTLCRALACRDPEASLSWAAPVGAAAEALLRPLVVPLAAISRRIRGPASHSIDDTTEQLEYLIEKGSEAGVLDDEKRDLLESVIEFSHVRVREIMVPRPKVVALPADAPYDEVVRVVVESGHSRVPVYADSVDNVVGVLYARRLLEGLGKAPTNGKGRFRIESHLTAPFFVPETMRISHLLSEFQRRGVQIAVVVDEFGGTAGVVTLEDVMEEIVGEIRDEDDGEEQQPIRALADGLFLAQGEVSVRDVEEFLEEALPGDGEFEFPEDGDYDTLGGFVTAMAGRVPRRGEQVRYGGLVFTVRAADEKRVLEVELLPESPQELPVAVQSADAAGKAASEPGEVSPAAVARRG; encoded by the coding sequence GTGGCGGCGGGCTCTACGCTCCTGCTTGCCGCGCTCGCGTCTTCGGCCTCCGCCGCGCTGGCGGCTCTCGGTGAGCACCGCGCGCAGGGCCTCCTCGAAGAGAAGGACCACAAGCCGCCGCGAGGCCTGAAGCGCCTGGTAGAGCGGCCCGACGTGGTCCGCCTCGCCCTCCTTTCGATCGACTCGCTCGCCAAGCTGATCTACGGCGGGGCGCTCGCTCTCCTGGCCGCCTCCCTGGCCGACGACCCGCCGATGGCGGCACTGGCCGCCGCCGGGGGTGCGCTCGTGCTCCTCGGCTTCGTCACGCTCTGCCGGGCGCTGGCATGCAGGGACCCCGAAGCCAGCCTCTCGTGGGCGGCGCCGGTCGGTGCCGCGGCGGAGGCCCTCCTTCGCCCGCTGGTCGTGCCCCTCGCGGCCATCTCGCGCCGCATCCGCGGACCCGCGTCCCACTCGATCGACGACACCACCGAGCAGCTCGAGTACCTGATCGAGAAGGGCTCGGAGGCTGGTGTCCTCGACGACGAGAAGCGGGATCTGCTCGAGTCGGTGATCGAGTTCTCCCACGTCCGCGTGCGCGAGATCATGGTGCCGCGGCCCAAGGTCGTGGCGCTCCCGGCGGACGCCCCCTACGACGAGGTCGTTCGGGTGGTGGTCGAGTCGGGCCATTCCCGCGTGCCCGTGTACGCGGACTCCGTCGACAACGTGGTCGGCGTCCTCTACGCCCGGCGGCTTCTCGAGGGCCTCGGCAAGGCGCCGACCAACGGCAAGGGGCGCTTCCGCATCGAGAGCCACCTCACCGCGCCCTTCTTCGTGCCGGAGACCATGCGGATCAGCCACCTCCTCTCGGAGTTCCAGCGTCGCGGCGTGCAGATCGCCGTCGTGGTCGACGAGTTCGGCGGAACGGCCGGCGTGGTCACCCTCGAGGACGTGATGGAGGAGATCGTCGGCGAGATCCGGGACGAGGACGACGGCGAGGAACAGCAGCCCATCCGCGCCCTGGCCGACGGCCTCTTCCTCGCCCAGGGCGAGGTCTCCGTCCGCGACGTGGAGGAGTTCCTCGAAGAGGCCCTCCCGGGCGACGGCGAGTTCGAGTTCCCCGAGGACGGCGACTACGACACCCTCGGCGGCTTCGTCACCGCGATGGCGGGGCGCGTGCCGCGGCGGGGCGAGCAGGTCCGCTACGGGGGGCTCGTCTTCACCGTGCGCGCGGCGGACGAGAAGAGGGTGCTCGAGGTCGAGCTCCTCCCCGAGTCGCCCCAGGAGCTCCCCGTCGCGGTCCAGTCGGCGGATGCCGCCGGAAAGGCCGCGTCCGAGCCGGGCGAGGTCTCCCCGGCCGCCGTGGCGCGGCGGGGGTAG
- a CDS encoding fibronectin type III domain-containing protein — MNLALGTCLVATLFACGEKRSEADTVDAVAKAAVAGTLVYDDALAPGWSDWSWAGRDLANRTTVKSGTRSIAVTYGPWQGLYLHHNGLSTDGLTHLQFQANGGKTADPSLLAKLTVNGVERGGVPVARYCANGKIPANGWSLCKIPLRDLGVTGGKIDGIIIQEFAGKSLPALYFDDILLVDESAPPLALPAAPEGLRATASLDRVSLSWSAAAGATGYHVYRAVGSSSSFTRLSSTPISNAAYEDRAVVQGETYRYRVSALNTAGEGPTSAIVSAVVPALPAAPSRPSAEPSTDKVSLSWTAVANATGYHVYRAQSASGASDRLTSAPISGTAYEDRAVVAGRSYWYRVSAVNAQGEGPQSAPTSTMLPEAPAPDPDPQPTPTMSWIYRDALASGWSNGSWATANFASTSPVYAGRTAISASFGAWQAVYFMRQGFPTSGLTALKLQVHGGTSGGGAGLRVRTYSNGIWSEGADLGPNCAARAVIAGQWTECTVPFSAIAGAVSTIDGVTIQEWRGGTIPTIHFDEVGFVVNGGSTGPVDPTDPDPVDPNPPVDPNPPVDPTPGDIDATGLLPAERITPWQPGLSTVGGIPSDNDSRRPATVYLPAGNPYGGFSVDPALANGSTDASSAIQAALNNAGNQASETSRRIVYLKAGTYNIRSQSLNVPSYVTLRGQGTRGTTATRLLKGAGSQTSVINLGHLWIKNTTPVDVTADVPRGSNRVTLSRNPGYQVGEIVFIDQLVDNTRVGSWWNPVTQSNPNGSERGWYTRQNRPTGQVLEITSISGNTLTFSTPVRLPYYTSNQAQVVRFAGGNQGGAMVPVKRWSGVENLYVAGGEQGNIAFYGAAYSWARNVESERSIGSSIAFESTFRCEARDSFFHSTANPNPGGAGYGIDLRVYASDNLFENNISWNFNKVITMRGAGPGNVIGYNYFEDGWGAGYPTIPEVGLNASHFATPHYTLFEGNQAFNIGGDGYWGNSIYNVFFRNQATGRRRSFPPLQLRDETMRKIVEVPEWHTHCSYIGNVLGTADMTAAPQRGFVYEGSPPWNWNPVPIWAIGVEHNAGKSGQDAKVVATTHRHGNYDYLTRGIVWDRNYQRHDMPASLYLRSKPAYFGNKPWPWITPENTSQQAWTLPARERFDTIMAGGR, encoded by the coding sequence ATGAATCTGGCACTGGGCACTTGCCTGGTTGCAACGCTATTCGCCTGTGGTGAGAAGCGTTCAGAAGCAGACACGGTCGACGCGGTGGCGAAGGCCGCGGTCGCGGGAACCCTGGTCTACGACGACGCCCTGGCACCCGGTTGGTCCGACTGGTCGTGGGCGGGCAGGGACCTGGCGAACCGGACCACGGTCAAGTCCGGAACCCGCTCCATCGCCGTCACCTATGGCCCCTGGCAGGGCCTCTACCTCCACCACAACGGTCTCTCCACGGACGGGCTCACCCACCTTCAGTTCCAGGCGAACGGCGGGAAGACCGCGGATCCATCGCTGCTCGCCAAGCTCACCGTCAACGGCGTCGAGCGGGGCGGGGTGCCGGTCGCGCGCTACTGCGCGAACGGGAAGATCCCGGCCAACGGCTGGTCCCTCTGCAAGATCCCCCTGCGCGACCTCGGCGTCACCGGGGGCAAGATCGACGGCATCATCATCCAGGAGTTCGCCGGCAAGTCGCTGCCGGCCCTCTACTTCGACGACATCCTCCTCGTCGACGAGTCGGCCCCGCCTCTCGCGCTCCCCGCCGCGCCCGAGGGCCTCCGCGCGACGGCCTCCCTCGACCGGGTCTCGCTGAGCTGGAGCGCTGCCGCCGGTGCCACCGGCTACCACGTCTATCGCGCCGTCGGCTCCTCCTCGTCGTTCACGCGTCTGTCCTCCACTCCGATCTCGAACGCCGCCTACGAGGATCGCGCCGTCGTGCAGGGTGAGACGTATCGATACCGTGTATCGGCGCTCAACACAGCCGGAGAAGGTCCGACCTCCGCGATCGTCTCCGCGGTCGTCCCTGCGCTGCCCGCGGCTCCGTCGCGCCCCTCCGCCGAGCCGTCGACGGACAAGGTCTCTCTGAGCTGGACCGCCGTCGCGAACGCGACCGGCTACCACGTCTATCGCGCCCAGAGCGCCTCCGGCGCCTCCGACCGGCTGACCTCCGCGCCGATCTCCGGGACCGCCTACGAGGATCGCGCGGTCGTCGCCGGCCGGTCCTATTGGTATCGGGTGTCCGCGGTCAACGCACAGGGTGAAGGGCCGCAGTCGGCTCCGACCTCGACGATGCTCCCCGAGGCTCCTGCGCCCGATCCCGACCCGCAGCCCACGCCGACCATGAGCTGGATCTACCGCGACGCGCTGGCGAGCGGTTGGTCGAATGGCTCCTGGGCGACCGCCAACTTCGCCTCCACCTCGCCGGTCTACGCCGGGCGGACCGCGATCTCCGCGTCTTTCGGCGCGTGGCAGGCGGTCTACTTCATGCGCCAGGGCTTCCCGACCTCGGGCCTCACCGCCCTCAAGCTCCAGGTCCACGGCGGGACCTCGGGGGGCGGCGCCGGCCTGCGCGTGCGCACGTACTCGAACGGCATCTGGTCCGAAGGCGCCGACCTCGGCCCCAACTGCGCGGCCCGTGCGGTGATCGCGGGGCAGTGGACCGAGTGCACCGTGCCGTTCAGCGCCATCGCCGGCGCGGTCTCGACCATCGACGGCGTCACGATCCAGGAGTGGCGCGGTGGGACGATCCCCACGATTCACTTCGACGAGGTCGGCTTCGTGGTCAACGGCGGGTCGACCGGACCCGTCGATCCAACCGATCCGGATCCGGTCGATCCCAACCCGCCCGTCGATCCGAACCCGCCCGTCGATCCGACGCCTGGCGACATCGACGCCACGGGCCTGCTCCCCGCCGAACGGATCACGCCCTGGCAGCCCGGCCTCTCCACTGTCGGCGGCATCCCGTCGGACAACGACTCCCGCAGGCCGGCGACCGTCTACCTCCCCGCCGGCAATCCCTACGGCGGATTCTCCGTCGATCCGGCCCTGGCGAACGGCTCCACGGACGCCTCCTCCGCCATTCAGGCCGCCCTCAACAACGCGGGCAACCAGGCCAGCGAGACCAGCCGGCGGATCGTCTACCTCAAGGCCGGCACCTACAACATCCGCTCGCAGAGCCTGAACGTGCCCAGCTACGTCACGCTCCGGGGCCAGGGAACCCGCGGGACCACCGCGACGCGCCTCCTGAAGGGGGCCGGCTCGCAGACCTCGGTCATCAACCTCGGCCACCTCTGGATCAAGAACACCACCCCGGTCGACGTGACCGCCGACGTGCCCCGCGGTTCCAACCGGGTCACCCTGTCCCGGAACCCCGGCTACCAGGTCGGCGAGATCGTCTTCATCGACCAGCTCGTGGACAACACCCGCGTCGGCTCGTGGTGGAACCCGGTCACCCAGTCCAACCCGAACGGCTCCGAGCGCGGCTGGTACACCCGGCAGAACCGCCCCACCGGCCAGGTCCTCGAGATCACCTCGATCTCCGGGAACACGCTCACCTTCAGCACGCCGGTGCGCCTGCCGTACTACACCTCCAACCAGGCCCAGGTGGTCCGGTTCGCTGGCGGCAACCAGGGCGGCGCCATGGTCCCCGTCAAGCGGTGGTCGGGCGTCGAGAACCTCTACGTCGCCGGCGGCGAGCAGGGGAACATCGCGTTCTACGGCGCCGCGTACAGCTGGGCGAGGAACGTCGAGAGCGAGCGGTCCATCGGAAGCAGCATCGCCTTCGAGAGCACCTTCCGCTGCGAGGCGCGGGACTCGTTCTTCCACAGCACCGCGAACCCCAACCCGGGCGGCGCCGGCTACGGCATCGACCTGCGGGTCTACGCCTCGGACAACCTGTTCGAGAACAACATCTCCTGGAACTTCAACAAGGTCATCACCATGCGAGGCGCCGGCCCCGGCAACGTGATCGGCTACAACTACTTCGAGGACGGGTGGGGTGCAGGCTACCCGACCATCCCCGAGGTGGGCCTGAACGCTTCGCACTTCGCGACGCCCCACTACACGCTCTTCGAGGGCAACCAGGCGTTCAACATCGGCGGCGATGGCTACTGGGGCAACTCGATCTACAACGTGTTCTTCCGCAACCAGGCAACCGGGCGCAGGCGCTCGTTCCCGCCGCTCCAGCTCCGCGACGAGACGATGCGAAAGATCGTCGAGGTCCCCGAGTGGCACACCCACTGCAGCTACATCGGAAACGTCCTCGGTACCGCCGACATGACCGCAGCGCCGCAGCGGGGCTTCGTCTACGAGGGCAGCCCGCCGTGGAACTGGAACCCGGTCCCCATCTGGGCCATCGGCGTGGAGCACAACGCCGGTAAGAGCGGTCAGGACGCCAAGGTCGTCGCCACGACGCACCGGCACGGCAACTACGACTACCTCACGAGAGGGATCGTCTGGGACCGCAACTACCAGCGGCACGACATGCCGGCGTCCCTCTACCTCCGCTCGAAGCCCGCGTACTTCGGCAACAAGCCGTGGCCGTGGATCACCCCCGAGAACACGTCGCAGCAGGCGTGGACCCTCCCGGCCCGCGAGCGTTTCGACACGATCATGGCGGGCGGCCGGTAG
- the ndk gene encoding nucleoside-diphosphate kinase produces the protein MAIERTLSILKPDALQKGVIGKIVDRFETKGLKPVAMKMKQLTTDEAGGFYAVHRERPFFKDLVSFMTSGPVLLMVLEGENAVAANREIMGATNPKDAAPGTIRKDFAESIDANTVHGSDSLDNAKIEISYHFAATELVAYDWAKK, from the coding sequence ATGGCAATCGAGCGTACCCTCTCCATTCTCAAGCCCGACGCGCTGCAGAAGGGCGTGATCGGCAAGATCGTCGACCGCTTCGAGACCAAGGGCCTCAAGCCCGTGGCGATGAAGATGAAGCAGCTCACCACGGACGAGGCCGGCGGCTTCTACGCCGTGCACCGCGAGCGCCCCTTCTTCAAGGACCTGGTCTCGTTCATGACCTCGGGCCCCGTGCTCCTCATGGTCCTCGAGGGCGAGAACGCCGTCGCGGCGAACCGCGAGATCATGGGCGCGACCAACCCGAAGGACGCGGCCCCCGGCACGATCCGCAAGGACTTCGCCGAGAGCATCGACGCCAACACCGTCCACGGCTCGGACAGCCTGGACAACGCGAAGATCGAGATCTCGTACCACTTCGCTGCCACCGAGCTCGTCGCCTACGACTGGGCCAAGAAGTAA